A single window of Cetobacterium sp. 8H DNA harbors:
- the mglB gene encoding galactose/glucose ABC transporter substrate-binding protein MglB: MKRVSFLLGALALTTVASAAPTKIGVTVYRYDDNFMSTVRQRIEEVAKNDKDVVVLMNDSQNDQSKQNDQVDVLIAKGVDSLAINLVDPAAASTVIAKAKAEDIPVVFYNKEPSKADMDSYDKAYYVGTDSKESGVIQGEVVAKQWKANPAWDLNKDGVIQYVLLKGEPGHPDAEARTTYVTKTLNDMGIKTQELHMDTGMWDAAMAKDKMEAWLSGPNGEKIEVVIANNDGMAMGAVEALKANGKPKTPVFGVDALAEVLVMVENGQVAGTVLNDGMNQGKAAYEIARNLGQGKKPTEGTNWKLDGKVLRVPYVGVDKDNLKDFKK; encoded by the coding sequence ATGAAGAGAGTTTCGTTTTTATTGGGAGCATTAGCTCTTACTACAGTAGCATCGGCAGCACCAACAAAAATTGGAGTAACAGTATATCGTTATGATGACAACTTTATGTCAACAGTAAGACAAAGAATTGAAGAAGTTGCAAAAAATGACAAAGATGTTGTGGTTTTAATGAACGACTCGCAAAATGACCAATCGAAACAAAATGACCAAGTAGACGTTTTAATAGCAAAGGGAGTAGATTCTCTTGCAATTAACTTAGTTGACCCAGCGGCAGCATCAACTGTAATAGCAAAAGCTAAAGCAGAAGATATTCCAGTTGTATTCTATAACAAAGAACCATCTAAAGCTGACATGGATAGCTATGACAAGGCTTATTATGTAGGAACTGACTCTAAAGAATCAGGAGTTATCCAAGGTGAAGTTGTTGCTAAACAATGGAAAGCAAATCCAGCTTGGGATTTAAACAAGGATGGAGTTATTCAATACGTTCTATTAAAAGGAGAACCTGGACATCCAGATGCAGAAGCTAGAACAACATACGTAACAAAAACATTAAATGATATGGGAATTAAAACTCAAGAACTTCATATGGATACAGGAATGTGGGATGCAGCTATGGCAAAAGATAAAATGGAAGCTTGGCTATCAGGTCCAAATGGAGAAAAAATAGAAGTTGTTATCGCAAACAATGATGGAATGGCAATGGGAGCAGTAGAAGCTTTAAAAGCTAACGGGAAGCCAAAAACTCCAGTATTTGGAGTAGACGCTTTAGCAGAAGTGTTAGTAATGGTTGAAAATGGACAAGTTGCAGGAACAGTTCTTAACGATGGAATGAACCAAGGAAAAGCGGCATACGAAATTGCTAGAAACTTAGGACAAGGTAAAAAACCAACTGAGGGAACAAATTGGAAGTTAGATGGAAAAGTACTAAGAGTTCCTTATGTAGGAGTAGATAAAGACAATTTAAAAGACTTTAAAAAGTAA
- a CDS encoding histidinol-phosphate transaminase produces the protein MKNNHGANLHQLSETLGVTEENIIDFSSNINPFGLSPMGLKELRNNLNKASIYPDPDYSELKKSISDYCSCNIDSIVLGSGATELISSSIKTINPKNTLLLSPAYSEYEKELNKVGSKITKFFYKKENDFKINIEDIGALIKKENFDMIVICNPNNPTGQLITIEELNKLILNFKNPIMIDETYIEFTDFKNTSAISLVENNDNIIVIRGTSKFFSTPGIRLGYAIISSGSLLAKISNLPNLWNINIFASIMGEAMFKDSEFIRMCHNKFYENFSLLYNGLKNIPTLKVYESKSNFLLCEILSDKYDANDLYDYLAKKCIIIRKAESFDGLNNKFFRVCVLTEEQIKLLLIEISTFINNVII, from the coding sequence ATGAAAAATAATCATGGAGCAAATCTACATCAATTATCTGAAACACTAGGTGTTACTGAAGAAAATATTATAGATTTTAGTTCTAATATAAATCCTTTTGGATTAAGCCCAATGGGTCTTAAAGAACTTAGGAATAATTTAAATAAAGCTAGCATATATCCAGATCCAGACTACTCTGAATTAAAAAAAAGTATTTCTGATTACTGTAGTTGTAATATAGATAGTATTGTTCTTGGAAGTGGAGCAACTGAACTTATATCTTCATCTATAAAAACAATTAATCCTAAAAATACTCTTCTTTTATCTCCTGCTTACTCTGAATACGAAAAAGAATTAAATAAAGTAGGTTCAAAGATAACAAAATTCTTTTATAAAAAAGAAAATGATTTTAAAATTAATATTGAAGATATTGGAGCTCTTATTAAAAAGGAAAATTTTGATATGATTGTCATATGTAATCCTAATAACCCTACTGGACAACTTATTACTATTGAAGAGTTAAATAAACTTATTTTAAATTTTAAAAATCCCATCATGATTGATGAGACATATATTGAATTTACTGATTTTAAAAATACTTCAGCGATCTCCTTAGTTGAAAATAATGACAATATCATCGTTATTAGAGGAACATCAAAGTTTTTTTCAACACCTGGAATTAGATTGGGATATGCAATTATTTCATCTGGTTCTCTTTTAGCAAAAATATCAAACCTTCCAAATCTTTGGAATATCAATATTTTTGCTTCAATAATGGGAGAAGCAATGTTTAAAGATTCAGAATTTATAAGGATGTGTCACAATAAATTTTATGAAAATTTTTCGCTTCTTTATAACGGCTTAAAAAATATACCCACTTTAAAAGTCTATGAAAGCAAAAGTAATTTCTTATTATGTGAAATTTTAAGCGATAAATATGATGCAAATGATTTATACGATTATCTTGCTAAAAAATGTATTATTATCAGAAAAGCGGAGTCTTTTGATGGTCTTAATAATAAATTTTTCCGTGTTTGTGTTTTAACTGAGGAACAGATTAAGCTCTTATTGATAGAGATTAGTACTTTTATAAACAACGTTATTATTTAG
- the nrdD gene encoding anaerobic ribonucleoside-triphosphate reductase, giving the protein MKEVIKRDGSTVNFDKSRIVRAITMSFNQKEKPVNMDLVEKIASQIENLDVPKMTVEEIQDLVVKKLMASSEKDIALSYQEYRTIKTELRKKEDVIYKKIGELIDASNQDILNENANKDGKTISVQRDLLAGISSKDYYINRMLPKHLKEAHESGRIHIHDLDYLLFRETNCELVNIEQMLKGGCNIGNAKMLEPNSVDVAVGHIVQIIASVSSNTYGGCSIPYLDRALVPYIIKSFRKHFSRGLKYVDRISPEEIASILSNNEITHSNENLRASYPGAFEYATDMTEDSVKQAMQGLEYEINSLSTVNGQTPFTTVGIGTETSWEGRLVQRFIFKTRMEGFGAKKETAIFPKIVYAVSEGLNFAPEDPNWDISQIAFECMTKSVYPDILFITPEQLKKETVVYPMGCRAFLSPWFDENGIEKYSGRFNLGATSINLPRIAIKNRGNEAGFYKELDEILDICKENSIFRAKYLENTPAEIAPILWMAGALAEKQPKDTIKDLVWGGYSTISIGYIGLSEVSELLYGKNFALDETSYEKTFKILDYISKKVKQFKDETNLGFALYSTPSESLCDRFAQIDLKEFGVIEGITDKEYYDNSFHVSSKIKISPFEKLRLEAPGHTLASGGHISYIETDSLKNNLEAVYEVLKYAKSIGIHYMGINQPVDKCHVCDFNGEFLATERGFECPQCGNHDSTKMNVIRRVCGYLAQPDARPFNKGKQKEVINRVKHM; this is encoded by the coding sequence TTGAAAGAAGTTATTAAAAGAGACGGCTCAACTGTAAACTTTGATAAAAGTAGAATCGTTAGAGCAATTACTATGTCTTTTAATCAAAAAGAAAAGCCAGTTAACATGGATTTAGTCGAAAAAATAGCATCACAAATTGAAAATTTAGATGTTCCTAAAATGACTGTGGAAGAAATTCAGGATTTGGTTGTAAAAAAACTGATGGCATCTTCTGAAAAAGATATTGCCCTATCTTATCAAGAATACCGTACTATTAAAACTGAGTTAAGAAAAAAAGAGGATGTTATTTATAAAAAAATAGGTGAACTTATCGATGCATCTAACCAAGATATCCTTAATGAAAATGCAAATAAAGATGGAAAAACTATCTCTGTACAAAGAGATTTACTTGCTGGAATTTCATCTAAAGATTATTATATCAATAGAATGTTACCAAAACATTTAAAAGAAGCACACGAAAGTGGAAGAATACATATTCATGATTTAGACTATCTTCTTTTTAGAGAGACTAACTGTGAGCTTGTAAATATAGAACAAATGCTAAAAGGTGGATGCAACATTGGTAATGCAAAAATGCTAGAACCTAACTCTGTTGATGTTGCAGTTGGGCATATCGTACAGATAATTGCCTCAGTTTCATCAAACACTTATGGTGGATGTTCAATCCCTTATTTAGATAGAGCTTTAGTTCCTTATATAATAAAAAGCTTTAGAAAGCATTTCTCTAGAGGTTTAAAATATGTTGATAGAATATCTCCTGAAGAAATTGCCTCAATTCTTTCTAACAACGAAATTACGCACTCTAACGAAAATTTAAGAGCTTCTTATCCAGGAGCATTCGAATATGCTACTGATATGACTGAGGACTCTGTAAAACAGGCTATGCAAGGCCTTGAATATGAGATTAACAGTTTATCTACAGTTAATGGTCAAACGCCTTTTACGACAGTTGGAATAGGTACTGAGACTTCTTGGGAAGGAAGACTAGTACAAAGATTTATATTTAAAACTAGAATGGAGGGATTTGGAGCCAAAAAAGAAACTGCAATTTTCCCTAAAATAGTTTATGCTGTTTCTGAAGGTTTAAACTTTGCTCCTGAAGATCCTAACTGGGATATCTCACAAATTGCCTTTGAATGTATGACAAAATCAGTTTATCCAGATATCTTATTTATTACTCCAGAGCAGTTAAAAAAAGAAACTGTTGTATATCCTATGGGATGTAGAGCTTTCCTTTCTCCTTGGTTTGATGAAAATGGTATTGAAAAATATTCAGGTAGATTTAATTTAGGTGCAACATCTATAAATCTTCCTAGAATTGCCATTAAAAATAGAGGCAACGAAGCTGGATTCTATAAAGAGTTAGATGAAATTTTAGATATTTGTAAAGAAAATAGTATTTTTAGAGCAAAATATTTAGAGAATACACCTGCTGAAATAGCACCTATTCTTTGGATGGCTGGGGCTTTAGCTGAAAAACAACCTAAGGACACCATCAAAGATTTAGTTTGGGGTGGATATTCAACAATCTCTATTGGTTATATTGGTTTAAGTGAAGTTTCTGAATTATTATACGGTAAAAACTTTGCTTTAGATGAGACTTCTTATGAAAAAACTTTTAAGATACTAGATTATATATCTAAAAAAGTTAAGCAATTTAAGGATGAAACTAATCTTGGATTTGCTCTTTACTCTACACCTTCAGAATCACTTTGTGATAGATTTGCTCAAATTGATTTAAAAGAATTTGGTGTAATCGAAGGGATAACTGATAAAGAATATTATGATAACTCATTCCATGTTTCTTCTAAAATTAAAATAAGTCCTTTTGAAAAGTTAAGACTTGAAGCTCCTGGACATACTTTAGCTTCTGGAGGACATATAAGTTATATTGAAACAGACTCTCTAAAAAATAACTTAGAAGCTGTTTATGAAGTGCTTAAATATGCTAAATCTATTGGAATCCATTACATGGGAATAAATCAACCAGTTGACAAATGTCATGTGTGTGATTTTAATGGTGAATTTTTAGCTACTGAAAGAGGTTTTGAATGCCCTCAATGTGGAAACCATGACTCAACTAAAATGAACGTTATAAGAAGAGTATGTGGATACCTTGCACAACCTGATGCTAGACCATTTAATAAAGGTAAACAAAAAGAGGTTATAAATAGAGTTAAACATATGTAA
- the mglA gene encoding galactose/methyl galactoside ABC transporter ATP-binding protein MglA, with the protein MDKYLLEMTGISKSFPGVKALDNVNLKIRPHTVHALMGENGAGKSTLMKCLFGIYSKDEGKIFLDGKEVNFISAKDALENGVSMVHQELNQVLQRTVMDNVWLGRYPLKGVFVDHKKMYEDTKKIFQELDIDIDPKAKVSTLSVSQMQMVEIAKAFSYNSKVIVMDEPTSSLTEKEVAHLFKIIKKLTDRGCGVVYISHKMEEIKGICDDITILRDGQWVTTTSLDGITTDQIIGMMVGRELTQRFPEKTNKPQEVIMEVENLTAKNQPSIQNVTFDLRKGEILGVAGLVGSKRTDIVETIFGIREKEVGIINLNGKEIENRSSLDAIKNGFALVTEERRATGIFPQLNIEFNSLISNMTSYEGKNKLLNSSKMYGDTKWVIDSMRVKTPTQKTPIGNLSGGNQQKVIIGRWLLTSPDILMLDEPTRGIDVGAKYEIYQLMLDLANKGKGIIMISSEMPELLGVTDRILVMSNGRVAGIVNTNETSQEEILKLASLYL; encoded by the coding sequence ATGGATAAATATTTACTTGAGATGACAGGGATATCTAAATCATTTCCAGGAGTAAAGGCTCTAGATAATGTAAATCTTAAAATAAGACCTCATACAGTTCATGCATTGATGGGAGAAAATGGAGCAGGAAAATCGACATTGATGAAATGTTTATTTGGAATTTATTCTAAAGATGAAGGGAAAATATTTTTAGATGGAAAAGAAGTAAACTTTATATCAGCCAAAGATGCTTTAGAAAATGGAGTATCTATGGTTCACCAAGAATTAAATCAAGTTTTACAAAGAACGGTAATGGATAATGTTTGGTTGGGAAGGTACCCGTTAAAAGGGGTATTTGTAGATCATAAAAAGATGTATGAAGATACAAAAAAAATATTCCAAGAGTTAGATATAGATATAGATCCAAAAGCTAAGGTTTCGACCTTGTCTGTATCTCAAATGCAAATGGTAGAGATAGCAAAAGCGTTCTCGTATAATTCTAAGGTAATAGTGATGGATGAACCCACATCTTCTCTGACGGAAAAAGAGGTTGCACATCTTTTTAAGATTATCAAAAAACTTACTGATAGAGGTTGTGGAGTAGTTTACATATCTCATAAAATGGAAGAAATAAAAGGAATCTGTGATGATATAACAATTTTAAGAGATGGACAATGGGTTACTACAACGAGCTTAGATGGAATAACAACAGATCAAATAATAGGAATGATGGTAGGAAGAGAACTGACTCAAAGATTCCCGGAAAAAACAAATAAACCTCAAGAGGTTATAATGGAAGTTGAGAATCTGACTGCAAAAAATCAACCATCTATTCAAAATGTAACTTTTGATTTAAGAAAAGGAGAAATTTTAGGAGTAGCAGGACTTGTAGGTTCAAAAAGAACAGATATAGTTGAAACTATATTTGGTATAAGAGAAAAAGAAGTAGGGATTATAAACTTAAATGGAAAAGAAATAGAGAATAGATCAAGCTTAGATGCAATAAAAAATGGTTTTGCTCTAGTGACAGAAGAAAGAAGAGCTACTGGTATTTTCCCTCAGTTAAACATTGAATTTAACTCTTTAATTTCAAATATGACAAGTTACGAAGGAAAAAATAAACTATTAAACTCATCTAAGATGTATGGAGATACAAAGTGGGTTATAGACTCTATGAGGGTAAAGACACCTACTCAAAAAACACCTATTGGAAATTTATCGGGTGGAAATCAACAAAAGGTAATAATAGGAAGATGGTTACTTACAAGCCCTGATATTTTAATGCTAGATGAACCAACAAGAGGAATAGATGTAGGAGCTAAATATGAGATATATCAACTGATGCTTGATTTAGCAAATAAAGGCAAAGGGATAATTATGATATCATCTGAAATGCCAGAATTACTTGGTGTAACAGATAGAATTTTAGTTATGAGTAACGGAAGAGTAGCTGGAATTGTTAATACGAATGAAACAAGTCAAGAAGAAATCTTAAAATTAGCATCACTATATTTATAA
- a CDS encoding outer membrane protein OmpK — protein MLKKTLLVGSLLLPTLAFAKYEPWNFTLLEGSLIKGNALPNGFGDSEKDFLFEIQGTTRYNLLDLYWFVDRSNIFKNSNLSDKNGVDDNYTYAEFTPRISIDGLTGYDLSVGPINEWFIAYQFDYDNVRGFEWGKNKGIEKHYIGLGNYVTIPQLKYLKFDYFKTNLYARYVDRNYGRNENEWDGYLFNVAYGGTFHKFENGMKLGFSGWLDYDFGAKTNSTNDTHDSLQWQNQIRFFINDNFSVSYTYQINNHFSQVDQFTSNKNNQSYGIHYAIMF, from the coding sequence GTGTTAAAAAAAACTTTACTTGTCGGTTCATTACTACTACCAACTTTAGCTTTTGCTAAGTATGAACCTTGGAACTTTACTCTTTTAGAAGGAAGCCTTATTAAAGGGAATGCATTACCTAATGGATTTGGGGATTCTGAAAAAGACTTTCTTTTTGAAATTCAAGGAACTACTAGATATAATTTATTAGATCTTTATTGGTTTGTTGACCGTTCTAATATCTTTAAAAATTCTAATTTAAGTGATAAAAATGGTGTTGATGATAACTATACCTACGCAGAGTTCACTCCTAGAATTTCTATTGATGGTCTTACTGGTTACGATTTATCTGTTGGTCCAATAAACGAATGGTTTATTGCATATCAATTTGATTATGACAATGTAAGAGGTTTTGAGTGGGGAAAAAATAAAGGAATTGAAAAACATTATATCGGTCTTGGAAACTATGTCACAATTCCTCAATTAAAATACTTAAAATTTGATTATTTCAAAACAAATCTATATGCGAGATATGTTGATAGAAATTATGGAAGAAATGAAAATGAATGGGATGGATATCTTTTCAATGTTGCTTATGGTGGAACTTTCCACAAATTTGAAAATGGTATGAAATTAGGGTTTAGTGGGTGGTTAGACTATGATTTCGGAGCTAAAACAAACTCAACTAATGATACACATGACTCCTTACAATGGCAAAACCAAATCAGATTTTTTATAAATGATAATTTTTCTGTGAGTTACACTTATCAAATTAATAACCACTTTTCTCAAGTGGATCAATTTACTTCTAATAAAAATAATCAATCATATGGTATTCACTATGCTATAATGTTTTAA
- the yvcK gene encoding uridine diphosphate-N-acetylglucosamine-binding protein YvcK — protein sequence MRNPKVVVIGGGSGLSVVLRGLKHFPIDITAIVSVADSGGSSGILKKEFNIPAPGDLRNVMIALSNVEPLIEEVFQYRFKENSSIGAHPLGNLLITAMTEITGDVQIALRKLRKLFNIKGKILPATLQKIELIAEKESGGFVFGESDIPVLGERIKRVFYDGEVNSPKENIKAIEEADLIVFSIGSLYTSIIPNLLLGNMQEALKSSKARKIYICNAMCQMGETENYSVADHIESINRHVGYDMIDRVIVNSVGIEKEIIDRYEADGRVPVKIDLDRLKKMRVKVIQEPLVKIDSEKRVRHLSYKLAAVIYSQIDNLEEFYEE from the coding sequence ATGAGAAATCCAAAAGTAGTTGTAATAGGAGGAGGAAGTGGACTTTCTGTAGTTTTAAGAGGGTTGAAACACTTTCCAATTGATATAACAGCAATTGTTTCAGTTGCTGATAGTGGAGGAAGTAGCGGTATTTTAAAAAAAGAATTCAATATACCAGCTCCTGGAGATTTAAGAAATGTTATGATTGCACTTAGTAATGTAGAACCTTTAATCGAAGAAGTTTTTCAATATAGATTTAAGGAGAATTCATCAATAGGAGCACATCCATTAGGAAATCTTTTGATAACAGCCATGACTGAAATAACTGGAGATGTTCAAATAGCATTAAGAAAACTTAGAAAATTATTTAATATAAAGGGGAAAATATTACCAGCTACTTTGCAAAAGATAGAATTGATAGCAGAAAAAGAGAGTGGGGGATTTGTATTTGGAGAATCAGATATTCCTGTTTTGGGTGAAAGAATAAAAAGAGTTTTTTACGACGGAGAGGTCAATAGTCCAAAAGAAAATATAAAGGCTATAGAAGAGGCTGATTTGATTGTATTTTCGATAGGAAGTTTATACACAAGTATCATACCAAATTTACTTTTAGGTAACATGCAAGAGGCATTAAAGAGCTCTAAAGCTAGAAAAATATATATTTGTAATGCTATGTGTCAAATGGGGGAGACTGAAAACTATAGTGTGGCAGATCATATAGAATCAATAAATAGACATGTTGGCTATGATATGATTGATAGAGTTATAGTTAATTCTGTTGGTATAGAAAAAGAAATAATAGACAGATATGAGGCGGATGGAAGAGTTCCAGTAAAAATAGATTTAGATAGATTGAAAAAAATGAGAGTTAAAGTGATACAAGAGCCGCTAGTAAAAATAGATAGCGAAAAAAGAGTTAGACACCTTTCATATAAGTTAGCTGCTGTTATATATTCACAGATAGATAATTTAGAAGAATTTTATGAAGAATAA
- the nrdG gene encoding anaerobic ribonucleoside-triphosphate reductase activating protein: MNYSGIKYTDMINGEGIRVSIFVSGCSHYCKDCFNSDTWDPNFGLPFTEEVENEILAYFTKYNTSIKGLSLLGGDPTYIHNIKPLVSFLNKFKAAFPKKDIWIWSGFTWEDIIQDSSLLSLVGMCDILVDGKFRIEEKDLNLKWRGSKNQRVIDIKKSLELKETIKYIE, translated from the coding sequence ATGAACTATTCTGGTATTAAATATACAGACATGATAAATGGGGAAGGGATTAGAGTCAGTATTTTTGTAAGCGGATGTTCTCATTACTGTAAAGATTGCTTCAATTCCGATACTTGGGATCCTAATTTTGGATTACCATTTACTGAAGAAGTTGAAAATGAAATTTTGGCTTATTTTACAAAATATAACACAAGTATAAAGGGACTTTCACTTTTAGGTGGTGATCCTACATATATTCATAATATAAAACCTCTTGTTTCATTCCTCAATAAATTTAAGGCAGCCTTTCCTAAGAAAGATATTTGGATTTGGTCAGGTTTTACTTGGGAAGACATCATTCAAGATTCTAGTCTACTTTCTCTTGTAGGAATGTGTGATATCTTGGTAGATGGAAAATTTAGAATAGAGGAAAAAGATTTAAACTTAAAGTGGCGTGGAAGCAAAAATCAAAGAGTTATAGACATTAAAAAAAGTTTAGAATTAAAAGAAACCATCAAATATATTGAGTAA
- a CDS encoding aminopeptidase P family protein, with translation MFEKNIYVSRRKKLKELVKNGLIIIMGNSESPMSYKDNAYNFIQDSTFLYYFGLNSPDLIGVIDVETGEEYIFGKEFTLDDIVWMGQQKTFKERSEEVGIEKFKEKNELLELIENTKKLNKKIHYTNQYRLENTIFLSELLEINYKQINLEYSEILVESIIKMRSIKTEEEIAELERATNVTREMHIEAMKKVKPGMKEYELVAILEYIAKKYNGTTSFHTICTINGQILHNHCHENELKDGDLVLLDCGARLDNGYCGDMTTVFPVSGKFSVEQKEIYSLLIAMFEKAEKCTKPGVTNKEVHLEVCKVLAEGMVKKGLLKGSVEEIVKAGAHALFFPHGLGHMIGLDVHDMENFGENKVGYDEKIERSSQFGLKSLRMGKELKPGYVLTIEPGIYFIPELIEKWKAQELHKEFINYDEVEKYKHFGGMRYEGDFLITENGSRRLGNKMPKSIEEIESLMK, from the coding sequence TTGTTTGAAAAAAATATTTATGTTTCAAGAAGAAAAAAATTAAAAGAATTAGTTAAAAATGGTCTGATAATAATTATGGGAAACTCAGAATCGCCAATGTCTTATAAAGACAATGCATATAATTTTATTCAAGATTCTACTTTTTTATATTACTTTGGTTTAAATTCTCCAGATTTAATTGGAGTGATAGATGTAGAAACTGGAGAGGAGTATATTTTTGGAAAAGAGTTTACTTTAGATGATATTGTTTGGATGGGACAACAAAAGACCTTTAAAGAAAGATCTGAGGAAGTTGGAATTGAAAAGTTTAAAGAAAAAAATGAGCTTTTAGAATTGATAGAAAATACAAAAAAACTAAATAAAAAAATTCATTATACAAATCAATATCGTCTTGAGAATACAATATTTCTTTCTGAATTATTAGAAATTAATTATAAGCAGATAAATCTAGAATACTCTGAGATACTAGTTGAATCGATAATAAAGATGAGAAGTATAAAAACAGAAGAGGAAATTGCTGAGTTAGAAAGAGCTACAAATGTAACAAGAGAGATGCATATAGAAGCAATGAAAAAAGTTAAGCCTGGAATGAAAGAGTATGAATTGGTTGCAATCTTAGAATATATAGCAAAAAAATATAATGGAACAACATCATTTCATACTATTTGCACAATCAATGGACAAATTTTGCATAACCATTGTCATGAGAACGAATTAAAAGATGGTGATTTAGTTCTTTTAGATTGTGGAGCTAGATTAGATAATGGATATTGTGGAGATATGACAACGGTATTCCCAGTATCAGGAAAATTTTCAGTAGAGCAAAAAGAGATATATAGCTTATTAATAGCAATGTTTGAGAAAGCGGAAAAATGTACAAAGCCAGGAGTGACAAATAAAGAAGTCCATTTAGAGGTATGTAAAGTTCTTGCGGAAGGAATGGTAAAAAAGGGGCTGTTAAAAGGTTCAGTTGAAGAGATTGTGAAAGCTGGAGCTCATGCACTATTTTTCCCACACGGTTTAGGACATATGATAGGTTTAGATGTTCATGATATGGAAAACTTTGGTGAAAATAAAGTGGGATATGATGAAAAAATTGAAAGAAGTAGTCAGTTTGGTTTAAAATCTTTAAGAATGGGAAAAGAACTTAAACCAGGGTATGTTTTAACGATAGAACCAGGAATTTATTTTATCCCTGAACTTATAGAGAAATGGAAAGCTCAGGAGCTTCATAAAGAGTTTATAAATTATGATGAAGTAGAAAAATATAAACATTTTGGTGGAATGAGATATGAAGGAGATTTCTTGATTACAGAAAATGGTTCAAGAAGACTTGGAAATAAAATGCCAAAATCTATAGAAGAAATAGAAAGTTTAATGAAATAA
- the mglC gene encoding galactose/methyl galactoside ABC transporter permease MglC — MQLNNDNPTIPKEEKQEGFGFLKGKDTKKLLLDGGLYLVLLILIAGIIIKEPSFLSFRNMRNILTQSSVRTILALGVAGIIVTQGTDLSVGRQVGLSAVISATLLQAMTNVNKVFPNLDTLPIPVVILIVCAVGGLAGFLNGFVVAYLNVTPFVATLGSMIIIYGANSLYYDYVGASPIAGFSKSFTNFAQGYFTIGGFRFNYLIIYALLALLFIWVLWNKTTFGKNLFAVGGNPEAAKVSGVNVKKTLVLVYTLSGIFYAFGGMLEAGRVGSATNNLGNMYEMDAIAACVVGGVSFSGGVGTVPGVLIGVIIFTVINYGLTFIGVNPYWQYIIKGVIIVMAVALDTLKYVKKK; from the coding sequence ATGCAATTAAATAATGATAATCCGACAATTCCAAAAGAAGAAAAACAAGAAGGATTTGGTTTTCTAAAGGGAAAGGATACAAAAAAATTATTATTAGATGGGGGATTATATTTAGTTCTATTAATACTTATAGCTGGAATAATAATTAAAGAACCTTCATTTTTAAGTTTTAGAAATATGAGAAATATATTAACACAATCATCAGTTAGAACAATATTGGCTCTAGGAGTTGCCGGAATAATAGTGACACAAGGAACGGATTTATCGGTGGGAAGACAAGTTGGTTTATCAGCTGTTATATCTGCAACATTATTACAGGCAATGACAAATGTTAATAAAGTGTTTCCTAATTTAGATACACTTCCAATTCCAGTTGTAATTTTAATTGTTTGTGCAGTAGGTGGTTTGGCAGGATTCTTAAATGGGTTTGTAGTAGCATATCTAAATGTAACACCTTTTGTTGCTACATTGGGATCTATGATAATAATTTATGGAGCAAACTCACTTTATTATGATTATGTTGGAGCATCTCCGATAGCAGGATTTTCAAAAAGTTTTACAAACTTTGCACAGGGATATTTTACAATAGGTGGATTTAGATTTAACTATTTAATTATTTATGCATTGTTAGCATTACTTTTTATCTGGGTGTTATGGAATAAAACAACTTTTGGAAAAAACCTTTTTGCTGTTGGAGGAAACCCTGAAGCAGCAAAAGTGTCGGGTGTAAATGTTAAAAAAACATTAGTTTTAGTTTATACACTATCTGGAATATTTTATGCTTTTGGTGGAATGCTTGAAGCGGGAAGAGTTGGAAGTGCTACAAACAACTTAGGAAATATGTATGAGATGGATGCTATAGCGGCTTGTGTTGTTGGAGGAGTTTCATTCTCAGGAGGAGTAGGAACGGTTCCAGGAGTTTTAATAGGAGTTATTATATTTACTGTAATAAACTATGGACTTACTTTTATAGGAGTAAATCCTTACTGGCAATATATAATAAAAGGTGTAATCATAGTTATGGCGGTAGCATTAGATACTCTTAAGTATGTAAAAAAGAAATAA